Proteins from one Podospora pseudoanserina strain CBS 124.78 chromosome 1, whole genome shotgun sequence genomic window:
- a CDS encoding hypothetical protein (COG:V; EggNog:ENOG503NZBQ), with protein MIPTGLAVGLSSLLLCSGTASALVWNTFDGPGSPACHNVSRVHNATSVEDMQSVVKSAIQSKSLVRAAGKGHMWYDTQCSDDSTIIIRTANVAGIYDFSLPEGAPHGSVLVDAGVTFFQLAEYLHDRGASVGYTLTNWNISFGGSVAMGAHRSSIREDSMVAAGVLAMDIIDGKGEIRKVKRNESDDDWLAASTSLGLLGIIARIKLKIYPDSKVYAKQNTFDEKEILEGDIYGMIAPYATANLWWWPYKRKFHQRYYDVVPANFTEQQGFQNTFSVTDLEAFAAKNLLNSGKYLPTSNMLMEAIFFGQWEKPNFREKTTNKAIDKWPVYGWNYDVLIGGLYPDQKAQWDYGLRAYTLELAFPVTMANAVLKRARGLFDEELKRGIIMTSTYRSGINIKFGRHYFDFLGQQTYNTSDGVDWSKGTIMFDFPSYRPSVGDEKRFNEPFYRKVANALIDEFPCRPHWTKNTREAFARSKKHLDPNYLARFKAVRQKFDPNGIYRNVIGEILEMY; from the exons ATGATTCCCACAGGCCTTGCTGTGGGCCTgagcagccttctcctctgctCGGGCACCGCATCAGCCTTGGTATGGAACACCTTTGACGGCCCAGGCTCCCCAGCCTGCCACAATGTCTCCCGGGTCCACAACGCCACCTCCGTCGAGGATATGCAATCCGTCGTCAAGTCAGCCATCCAGTCCAAGTCCTTGGTCCGCGCCGCAGGAAAGGGCCACATGTGGTACGATACCCAATGCAGCGACGACTcgaccatcatcatccgaaCTGCCAATGTGGCCGGCATCTACGACTTCAGCCTTCCCGAGGGGGCCCCCCATGGGTCCGTACTTGTTGACGCTGGAGTTACTTTCTTCCAGCTGGCCGAGTATCTCCATGATAGGGGTGCCAGTGTTGGGTACACCCTCACAAACTGGAACATCAGTTTCGGCGGGAGTGTGGCGATGGGGGCTCACAGAAGCTCGATTAGAGAAGACTcgatggtggcggcgggtGTGTTGGCCATGGATATCAttgatggaaagggggagatcagaaaagtaaaaaggaatgaaagtgatgatgactggtTGGCTGCTTCGACCAGTCTGGGATTGTTGGGAATTATTGCGAGGATAAAACTCAAGATCTATCCTGACAGCAAGGTTTATGCCAAGCAGAACAC TTTCGACGAAAAGGAAATTCTCGAGGGCGACATCTACGGCATGATTGCCCCGTACGCAACAGCGAATCTCTGGTGGTGGCCCTACAAGAGAAAGTTTCACCAGCGATATTACGATGTTGTCCCCGCCAACTTCACCGAGCAGCAAGGCTTCCAAAACACCTTTTCTGTGACCGACCTCGAGGCGTTTGCTGCCAAGAATTTGCTCAACAGCGGGAAGTACTTGCCCACATCCAACATGCTCATGGAGGCGATCTTTTTTGGGCAGTGGGAGAAGCCAAACTTTAGGGAGAAGACGACGAACAAAGCTATTGACAAGTGGCCGGTTTATGGTTGGAACTATGATGTATTGATCGGTGGTCTCTACCCAGACCAAAAGGCTCAGTGGGACTATGGGCTGAGGGCTTACACCCTTGAGCTGGCCTTCCCGGTAACGATGGCGAATGCGGTGTTgaagagagcgagagggCTATTTGATGAGgagttgaagagggggattATCATGACGAGTACGTATAGGAGCGGGATTAATATCAAGT TCGGTCGGCACTATTTTGACTTTCTTGGGCAGCAGACATACAACACTTCTGACGGGGTGGATTGGTCAAAGGGGACGATCATGTTTGACTTTCCCTCGTACCGACCGAGTGTGGGCGATGAGAAGAGGTTTAACGAGCCGTTTT ATCGCAAGGTTGCCAATGCTCTGATCGACGAGTTCCCCTGCAGACCTCATTGGACCAAGAATACGAGGGAGGCTTTTGCGAGGTCGAAGAAGCATCTGGACCCAAAC